A genome region from Myroides fluvii includes the following:
- a CDS encoding GNAT family N-acetyltransferase: MSTILETSRLLIQPIHLDQDLSSLLEIHNNRNTMRWIPNNKVRWTAEDLAIKYQLNQKLYPQQLGLYKIVLKTKETTILIGELGLFPCINSHRQIEIGYILHEFFWKKGLATELLQALLIHLEQHFYYTVVCAQLFESNVHSKSLLERCGFQYTSSEEIQATVRKLIYHYNITPRK; this comes from the coding sequence ATGTCGACTATACTAGAGACTTCGCGTTTATTGATTCAACCCATTCACTTAGATCAAGACCTTTCTTCTCTATTGGAGATTCACAATAATCGCAATACAATGCGTTGGATTCCCAATAACAAAGTACGTTGGACAGCTGAGGATTTGGCAATTAAATATCAGCTGAATCAAAAATTATATCCTCAACAATTAGGGTTGTACAAAATTGTACTCAAAACTAAAGAGACAACGATATTAATTGGTGAATTGGGGTTATTTCCTTGTATCAATTCTCATCGTCAAATTGAAATCGGCTACATTCTACACGAGTTTTTTTGGAAAAAGGGATTGGCTACAGAACTTCTACAGGCGTTGCTTATTCACCTTGAACAGCATTTTTATTATACTGTGGTTTGCGCACAACTTTTTGAATCGAATGTTCATTCAAAATCACTTCTCGAACGCTGTGGGTTTCAGTATACCTCTTCTGAAGAAATTCAAGCCACTGTGAGAAAACTCATTTACCACTACAATATTACACCCCGAAAATAG
- a CDS encoding GlxA family transcriptional regulator, protein MEATLYHIGFLLLPQTQLMDFAGPSDVFQTANHILASHVNTTELQYQILLISGSKDPKIRTSSGIEVHCDYTIYDLDLPLNTLLITSSKSDISQAYDPALLHWLKGIYPSLQRIGSICIGAFLLAQTGLLYNRKATTHWQFASTFRKLYPSVRLAYDQIYTKDSNIYTSGGITSGIDLALALIEEDHGRTVASNVSRYLVVHLKRNNTQALYSTLIPMDRELTPLVLKVKQYIVNHFKFHVISIAELADFVDMSERNFARVFKRESGMTPGMFYDGLRIEHAKRLLESSDLPIAEIALSVGFSSDTIFRKAFIKLVEVTPTKYRTSFQSTGINNI, encoded by the coding sequence ATGGAAGCAACTCTATATCACATTGGCTTTTTACTCCTACCTCAAACCCAACTCATGGATTTTGCAGGTCCAAGTGATGTTTTTCAAACGGCAAATCACATCCTAGCTTCTCATGTAAACACCACGGAACTACAGTATCAAATTCTTTTAATTTCTGGCAGTAAAGACCCTAAAATCCGAACAAGTTCGGGTATTGAGGTTCATTGTGATTACACGATTTACGATCTAGACCTCCCCCTAAACACCTTGTTGATTACAAGTTCTAAATCCGATATTTCACAAGCGTATGATCCTGCTTTGTTGCACTGGCTCAAGGGAATTTATCCTTCCTTACAAAGGATAGGGTCCATCTGTATTGGTGCCTTTTTATTGGCTCAAACGGGATTGTTGTACAATAGAAAAGCAACTACCCATTGGCAGTTTGCTTCTACTTTCAGAAAGCTATATCCATCCGTTCGACTAGCCTATGATCAGATTTACACCAAAGACAGCAACATCTATACTTCAGGTGGCATTACTTCGGGTATTGATTTAGCGTTGGCCTTAATAGAAGAAGACCATGGTCGGACAGTAGCCTCTAACGTTTCCCGTTATTTAGTTGTTCACTTAAAACGAAATAATACACAAGCTTTGTACAGCACCCTCATTCCGATGGATAGGGAACTTACGCCTTTGGTTTTAAAAGTAAAGCAATACATCGTAAATCATTTCAAATTTCACGTGATTAGCATTGCCGAATTAGCTGATTTCGTTGACATGAGCGAGCGCAACTTTGCTCGGGTTTTTAAAAGAGAATCCGGTATGACACCGGGTATGTTCTATGATGGTTTGCGCATTGAACACGCGAAAAGGCTTTTAGAATCTAGTGATTTACCCATTGCTGAAATAGCCTTATCCGTAGGTTTTTCATCAGATACTATTTTTAGAAAAGCATTTATCAAATTAGTCGAAGTAACTCCTACAAAGTATAGAACAAGTTTCCAGTCTACGGGAATCAACAACATATAA
- a CDS encoding cytochrome-c peroxidase — protein sequence MNRKLVIAFFLSIGGLLSFTNAPKILNSSDPEYKAIIESYKQPLALWPKPTIDEGVDWKEFASIQRDTAFFTTQELPEVILGKMLFFDPKLSQSNQISCSTCHDPAMGWTDRRTVALGHDHLEGMRNTPSLYNMANRTVFFWDGRATSLEEQAGGPLSAHNEMAMDVDVLPKKIKKIEGYKPLFKAAYGDEKVTYERIVGALATFQRTIKSQPSRVDLFVDGKLDAMTDQEIYGMHLFRTKGRCMNCHHGPDLTDDQFHNIGLTYYKRKFEDLGRYNITKDPNHTGQFKTPSLRDLLLTRPWMHNGFFDNLEGIVNIYNSGMHMIDPSPEKKEADPLYPVTDQLMQPLKLNKEEVKAIVAFLESLSGSRYKMKRPDFPRE from the coding sequence ATGAATAGAAAGCTAGTAATTGCCTTTTTTTTGAGTATTGGTGGACTTTTGAGTTTTACCAATGCTCCCAAAATATTGAATTCGAGTGATCCCGAATACAAGGCAATCATTGAAAGTTATAAACAACCCTTAGCCTTGTGGCCTAAACCGACAATAGATGAAGGAGTGGATTGGAAAGAGTTTGCCAGTATTCAGCGAGATACCGCTTTTTTTACCACACAAGAATTACCAGAAGTGATTTTGGGGAAGATGCTTTTTTTTGATCCTAAATTATCTCAATCAAATCAAATTTCATGTAGTACGTGCCACGATCCTGCAATGGGATGGACTGATCGTAGAACAGTAGCGTTGGGACATGATCATTTGGAAGGTATGCGAAATACACCAAGTTTATATAATATGGCTAATCGCACTGTCTTTTTCTGGGATGGCAGAGCAACTAGTTTAGAAGAACAAGCAGGAGGACCTTTAAGTGCGCACAATGAAATGGCAATGGATGTAGATGTGTTGCCAAAAAAAATAAAAAAAATAGAAGGATATAAACCACTATTTAAAGCAGCATACGGAGATGAAAAAGTTACCTATGAGCGAATTGTAGGCGCCTTGGCAACTTTTCAGCGTACAATTAAAAGCCAACCCAGTCGTGTTGATCTTTTTGTCGATGGTAAATTGGACGCAATGACGGATCAAGAGATATACGGCATGCATCTATTCAGAACCAAAGGACGCTGTATGAACTGTCATCATGGTCCTGATTTGACAGATGATCAATTTCACAACATTGGATTGACTTATTATAAGAGGAAATTCGAAGATTTAGGACGCTATAATATTACAAAAGACCCCAATCACACGGGGCAGTTTAAGACTCCCTCTTTGCGGGATTTGTTGTTAACTCGACCGTGGATGCACAATGGCTTTTTTGATAACTTGGAAGGAATTGTCAATATCTACAACAGTGGAATGCACATGATCGATCCATCGCCTGAGAAAAAAGAAGCAGACCCTTTATACCCTGTTACAGATCAATTAATGCAACCATTAAAACTGAATAAAGAGGAAGTAAAAGCCATCGTCGCTTTTTTAGAGTCATTATCTGGTAGTCGATATAAAATGAAAAGACCCGATTTTCCAAGAGAGTAA
- a CDS encoding DUF4876 domain-containing protein, with the protein MKKSLITLCLALMSLTFVTTACSSDDSNIENNKQQKSIVNISFTGVDIESVSSLTIAFLETNSGAKGEKISTEPTTAIGLDKGSYKISVNGKVVLKNGEEVEVGGNVAVDLVQDEQTVAINLVIKAFSEDFIIEEVFFTGVKTLEGKPYNNGRYFKLTNNTNNVLKTGGLLICQSEFNTTLNHNVTPNIKSEAFTVQAVLMIPEAHSKEVQPGDFIVIADIAQNHKQQNIPAFDLTGADYEFPNLDNPKLGQVDNPAVPNAIVIYSTLNFNMFFLHNQGAESYAIARFPEGLSVEKWIADYVYDYEYLNKAGNITKKKAMKVLNTWILDGVNSAITEKWVHNTLDVSIDSGWTGCGTIESDHMRFGKTIRRKVVGKMENGKNMYKDTNNSTVDFMRDAEASLKNGIVH; encoded by the coding sequence ATGAAAAAAAGTTTAATTACCCTGTGTTTGGCTTTAATGAGCTTGACCTTTGTTACAACTGCATGTAGCAGTGATGATAGTAACATCGAAAATAATAAACAACAAAAAAGTATAGTAAATATCTCCTTCACAGGAGTGGATATCGAATCTGTCTCAAGTTTAACTATTGCGTTTTTAGAAACTAATTCAGGAGCAAAAGGAGAAAAAATTAGTACTGAGCCAACAACTGCTATAGGATTAGATAAAGGATCATACAAAATTTCAGTAAATGGAAAAGTAGTATTGAAAAATGGAGAAGAAGTTGAAGTAGGAGGAAATGTTGCAGTTGATCTCGTACAAGATGAACAAACTGTAGCTATTAATTTAGTTATTAAAGCGTTTAGCGAAGATTTCATTATTGAAGAAGTGTTCTTTACGGGAGTAAAAACATTAGAAGGAAAACCATATAACAATGGACGCTACTTTAAATTGACAAATAATACAAACAACGTTTTAAAAACAGGAGGATTATTAATTTGTCAATCAGAGTTTAATACAACGTTGAATCACAATGTTACACCAAATATTAAAAGTGAAGCATTTACCGTTCAAGCCGTATTGATGATTCCTGAAGCTCATTCTAAAGAGGTGCAGCCAGGAGACTTTATTGTGATTGCAGACATCGCGCAAAACCACAAGCAACAAAATATTCCTGCTTTTGATTTAACAGGAGCAGACTATGAATTTCCCAATTTAGATAATCCTAAGTTAGGACAAGTCGATAATCCAGCAGTTCCCAATGCAATTGTAATTTATTCTACATTGAATTTCAATATGTTTTTCTTGCATAATCAAGGAGCTGAAAGCTATGCTATTGCTCGTTTTCCTGAAGGATTATCAGTAGAGAAATGGATAGCAGATTATGTATATGACTATGAATATTTGAATAAGGCAGGGAACATAACCAAAAAGAAAGCGATGAAAGTATTAAATACATGGATTCTGGATGGAGTGAACTCAGCTATTACGGAGAAATGGGTACACAATACATTAGATGTTTCTATTGACAGTGGATGGACAGGTTGTGGTACAATTGAATCAGATCATATGCGTTTTGGAAAAACAATTCGCCGTAAAGTAGTTGGCAAAATGGAGAATGGAAAGAATATGTATAAAGACACCAATAACTCAACGGTTGATTTTATGCGTGATGCTGAAGCGAGTTTAAAAAACGGAATCGTACATTAA
- a CDS encoding TonB-dependent receptor plug domain-containing protein, with protein sequence MNKRFIWSQTSLIIFFFCFTTLVLAQNPIEVQVQVTNEKQEGIAEVTVSIKNDQHNYIGLTDDNGVAHFQVIPDQYQIQYFHIAYSSQQNIQNLLAKQKVAVVLVSQVKELQEVIITAEEGKGMSTTSVINRKAMEHLQPSSFADLMELLPGGLAQTPNLTQTNVVRIREFGPSISGYTTSALGVQFVMDGNVLNSNMDMLQAVKSDGKGASSRNTNGLGVDMRTLSTNDIESVEIIRGIPTVSYGDLTSGLILINRKSGHTKWQARVKADGFSKSYYLAKGFTVTPTWSLNVSLDYLDALSDPRDVYETFKRINGSIRSKKEFSLYGNVLEWRSNLDYSVNLDKVKVDPDTGYLATDSYRNQRQKISFSNNFNYKLQSGGMFKNIKLTTNVNQGIEDIKQSIFVQYSGPTSVSIATEEGVNDGFFPALSFVSHTKTEGRPLNINGKLETALEFQTGALKQKVEMGVDYKYAHNYGRGEMYDLLTPPTTTATTRPRAYKDIPAYQNMALFAGDQVSWTLGENSVGLYGGLRISKMLGLNRQFDLSKKIYIEPRFILQWGLPKITLGKQILKADVTLGYGELYKQPTGLMLYPSKAYYDFTQLNFRPDNSAYQSVNYMTYVEDPTNYGLKAAKNTKKEVRFDLSYAKHDFFFTYFDEQMHNGFRGVSKYRTYEYKRYDTAGIDLEHLTEKPNTAELPYEEIQTLTLNTKRENGSSTHKSGIEFGYSSPRFKGINTRFSLTGAWFKTVYTNSIPVQEKPSTSLAGQGYGFVGIYKSADGNKVSGMNYNFTVDTYLPSLDMNISASFQGVLFNDNTREWKEDQPMSYFGTDGVLHEYTDADRTDAYLQWLLRNVSATDNLNRHYTFDVRVNLKVSKRIYKEIKASLFVNKLYSYMSPYTFNKTRVYRKDSTNPYFGMELTYNF encoded by the coding sequence ATGAATAAGCGTTTTATATGGAGTCAAACAAGCTTAATTATCTTCTTTTTTTGCTTTACAACTCTTGTTTTAGCACAAAATCCAATTGAAGTTCAAGTACAAGTTACAAATGAAAAACAAGAGGGAATTGCTGAAGTAACCGTTTCTATAAAGAATGACCAACACAATTATATTGGTTTAACAGATGATAACGGAGTAGCCCATTTTCAGGTTATACCCGATCAGTATCAAATACAATATTTTCATATTGCCTATTCCAGTCAACAAAATATACAGAATCTTTTAGCTAAGCAAAAGGTAGCAGTTGTTCTAGTTTCTCAGGTAAAAGAATTACAAGAAGTAATTATTACCGCAGAAGAAGGCAAGGGAATGTCCACTACATCTGTTATCAATCGCAAAGCGATGGAACATTTACAGCCTTCTAGTTTTGCTGATTTAATGGAGTTGTTGCCAGGAGGTCTGGCACAAACGCCCAATCTCACCCAAACCAATGTTGTTCGAATTCGCGAGTTTGGCCCTAGTATTTCGGGCTATACAACCAGTGCGTTGGGCGTACAATTTGTTATGGATGGCAATGTGCTAAACTCCAATATGGATATGTTACAAGCGGTTAAATCCGACGGTAAAGGGGCAAGTTCTAGAAATACCAATGGTTTAGGTGTTGATATGCGTACTTTGTCAACCAATGATATTGAAAGTGTCGAAATCATTCGCGGTATTCCAACAGTAAGCTATGGCGATTTAACTTCGGGGTTAATTTTAATTAATAGAAAGAGCGGACATACGAAATGGCAAGCCCGTGTAAAAGCAGACGGTTTTAGTAAATCGTACTATTTAGCAAAAGGATTTACCGTAACCCCCACGTGGAGTCTGAATGTGAGTTTAGACTATTTAGATGCTTTATCAGATCCTAGGGATGTTTATGAAACCTTTAAACGAATCAATGGATCAATTCGATCAAAAAAAGAATTTAGTCTTTATGGAAATGTACTGGAATGGCGTTCAAATTTAGATTATAGTGTTAATCTTGATAAGGTCAAAGTAGATCCAGATACAGGTTATTTAGCTACAGATTCCTATCGAAATCAACGTCAAAAAATTAGTTTCTCCAATAATTTCAATTATAAATTACAATCGGGTGGGATGTTTAAAAATATTAAACTAACAACCAATGTCAATCAAGGAATTGAAGATATTAAGCAAAGTATTTTTGTGCAATACAGCGGACCTACCTCTGTGTCGATTGCTACAGAAGAAGGAGTAAATGACGGATTTTTTCCAGCCTTGAGTTTTGTCTCTCATACCAAAACAGAAGGACGCCCACTCAATATCAATGGAAAATTGGAAACAGCTTTAGAATTCCAAACAGGAGCCTTGAAACAGAAGGTCGAGATGGGGGTAGATTATAAGTATGCTCATAATTATGGAAGAGGAGAAATGTATGATTTACTTACTCCACCTACTACAACAGCAACAACAAGACCTCGCGCGTATAAAGATATTCCCGCGTATCAGAATATGGCCCTTTTTGCTGGGGATCAAGTGAGTTGGACCTTAGGAGAAAATAGCGTTGGACTTTATGGTGGTCTTCGTATCTCAAAGATGCTAGGACTAAATCGTCAATTTGATTTGAGTAAAAAAATCTATATCGAACCTCGATTTATTTTGCAATGGGGGTTGCCTAAAATTACTTTAGGTAAACAAATATTGAAAGCAGATGTTACTTTAGGGTATGGAGAATTATATAAACAACCTACTGGATTAATGTTGTATCCCAGCAAAGCGTACTATGATTTTACGCAGTTGAATTTTAGACCGGATAATTCTGCTTATCAATCAGTCAATTATATGACTTATGTTGAGGACCCTACTAATTACGGATTAAAAGCAGCAAAAAATACGAAAAAGGAAGTGCGATTCGATCTTAGCTATGCAAAGCACGATTTCTTTTTTACCTATTTTGATGAACAAATGCACAATGGATTTAGGGGTGTTTCAAAGTATAGAACTTACGAATATAAGCGTTATGATACGGCTGGAATAGATTTAGAACATTTAACAGAAAAGCCAAACACAGCAGAATTACCTTATGAAGAAATACAAACGCTAACCTTAAATACGAAGAGAGAGAATGGAAGTAGTACGCACAAAAGCGGAATAGAATTTGGCTATTCTTCACCTCGATTTAAGGGAATTAATACTCGATTTAGCCTTACAGGAGCTTGGTTTAAAACAGTCTATACCAATAGTATTCCAGTACAAGAAAAACCTAGTACCTCACTGGCAGGACAAGGGTATGGTTTTGTCGGTATTTACAAAAGCGCGGATGGAAATAAAGTCAGCGGAATGAACTATAATTTTACAGTGGATACCTATCTCCCAAGTTTAGATATGAATATTTCTGCCTCTTTCCAAGGCGTATTGTTTAATGATAATACAAGAGAATGGAAGGAAGATCAACCCATGAGTTATTTCGGAACCGATGGGGTTCTACACGAATACACGGATGCAGATCGAACCGATGCTTACCTACAATGGCTACTGCGTAATGTATCTGCCACAGATAACTTAAATAGACATTACACTTTCGATGTCCGAGTAAATTTAAAAGTATCCAAGCGAATTTATAAAGAAATCAAAGCTTCTTTATTTGTTAATAAGCTTTATTCCTACATGAGCCCTTATACCTTTAACAAGACTAGAGTCTATCGAAAAGACAGTACAAACCCTTATTTTGGAATGGAACTTACATATAATTTTTAA
- a CDS encoding DUF6850 family outer membrane beta-barrel protein produces MNKSSIFWLLFFCSGIGIAQAQDSLSTYNRMLIQQQAEQQFKKDYYYNPVHQLDYSNFSFSDILVGYQKSQSDLYKLQEGTGVEGIQIAASSYKKLSNNRSIWGNVVYQKNTQKELQWNNNLDLPLLGPYVIADSTSNSMKYEAYEFMGGYAKKAQKWSLGLEASYQAHLGYKSRDPRPKSISSHMQIKGGIGYNITPDWMVSTHGLFTNYTQNTQVSFANQTQKAALYQLNGLGTWSRYFSGKSTGTNIERSGYAYGFDLENKALDFVVGMTKGASKLKRFSTGISLKNADNDAETNRLEENANTFYFLKSFAVDDDNITVKYNYEKGEKKGIEVYYTDNEATGLEKLLEKKAYKYTDVNHQVEGLYELNFSKSQWMIHPYWRYQKTTEVLQESASKQGFTYAYYGLNLTYTQTLTATTTLTVEPAVTYRKVNKADNQLNFETTKPAMKDWLLNDFEYLSTDYVYWGATLKYALEKVKKAPMFVAIAYHQMDFKTNKQNNYVSVTLGVTF; encoded by the coding sequence TTGAATAAGTCCTCTATTTTTTGGTTGTTGTTTTTTTGCAGTGGTATAGGTATCGCACAAGCACAAGATTCGTTGTCTACCTATAATCGGATGCTGATACAACAACAAGCTGAACAACAGTTTAAAAAAGACTATTACTATAATCCAGTACACCAACTGGATTATAGTAATTTTTCATTTTCTGATATTTTAGTGGGATATCAAAAATCCCAAAGTGATTTATATAAATTGCAGGAAGGTACAGGAGTGGAAGGGATACAAATTGCAGCTTCTTCTTATAAAAAACTAAGTAATAATCGTAGTATTTGGGGAAATGTAGTGTATCAAAAGAATACACAAAAAGAATTACAATGGAATAACAATCTCGATCTACCTCTTCTTGGTCCTTATGTTATTGCCGATTCTACGAGTAATAGTATGAAGTATGAAGCCTATGAGTTTATGGGAGGATACGCCAAAAAGGCACAAAAGTGGTCGTTGGGGTTGGAAGCGAGTTATCAAGCACACTTAGGATATAAAAGTAGAGATCCGCGCCCGAAGAGCATTTCTTCTCACATGCAAATAAAAGGAGGAATAGGATATAATATCACCCCAGATTGGATGGTTAGCACTCATGGATTATTTACGAATTATACTCAAAATACCCAAGTTTCATTCGCCAATCAAACCCAAAAGGCCGCCTTGTATCAATTGAATGGCTTGGGAACATGGAGTAGATATTTTAGTGGAAAGAGCACGGGAACTAATATCGAGCGAAGCGGATATGCCTATGGCTTTGATCTTGAAAATAAGGCGCTTGATTTTGTTGTTGGTATGACAAAAGGGGCGAGTAAACTCAAAAGATTTAGCACGGGAATTTCCTTGAAAAATGCAGATAATGATGCGGAAACCAACCGACTGGAAGAAAACGCTAACACCTTCTATTTCTTGAAGTCTTTTGCTGTCGATGATGATAATATCACTGTAAAATACAACTATGAAAAAGGAGAAAAAAAAGGAATTGAAGTCTATTATACCGACAACGAAGCCACAGGATTAGAAAAGCTCTTAGAAAAGAAAGCATATAAATATACCGATGTAAATCATCAAGTGGAGGGATTATACGAATTGAATTTCTCAAAAAGCCAATGGATGATTCACCCCTATTGGAGGTACCAAAAAACAACGGAAGTACTCCAAGAGAGTGCAAGTAAACAAGGGTTTACTTATGCATATTACGGATTAAACCTCACTTATACCCAAACACTGACAGCAACGACAACACTGACAGTTGAACCTGCAGTAACTTACCGCAAAGTGAATAAGGCTGATAATCAATTGAATTTTGAAACAACCAAACCTGCTATGAAGGATTGGTTATTGAACGATTTTGAATACCTATCAACAGATTATGTTTATTGGGGAGCAACACTAAAATATGCGCTAGAAAAAGTAAAAAAAGCCCCGATGTTTGTGGCGATTGCCTACCATCAGATGGACTTTAAAACAAATAAACAAAACAACTATGTAAGCGTGACCTTAGGCGTAACGTTTTAA
- the brnQ gene encoding branched-chain amino acid transport system II carrier protein, whose translation MKTKSINNILTIGFALFAMFFGAGNIILPPIIGLITGEEWDSAVFGFTITAIIAPFLGILAVLFSGDEFTDLGKRINKTIGVILATAIILSIGPLVAIPRTAATTFEVGLLPIWPNFNPIVSSVLFFAVTLALSISPSKVVDIIGKYLTPLLLVLLAIMIAMGILYPLHPTTDTGIGAAESFRRGFAEGYQTMDVLASVIYAGIIIAAVKAKGYVSAEAKTRVTFLSGAVATICLLFIYGGLVYLGATSGYGDATNLKRTELLLYISNQVLGSQGTIALSLCIALACLTTAIALVCATGTFFNQLTKGKVSYKTIVIATCVFSAVLAVNGVDKIIDYAGPFLGIIYPITLTLILYIVVFGKIVKRKIPFVGAIATTTVFSIVQFIIGLTIDTTAEESTVFQLNEWIKKIPLYNYDVPWLLPSFVVFVILYLFNRK comes from the coding sequence ATGAAAACGAAGTCAATCAATAATATATTAACAATCGGATTTGCATTGTTCGCCATGTTTTTTGGGGCGGGAAATATTATTTTACCCCCTATTATAGGCTTGATAACTGGAGAAGAATGGGATTCAGCTGTTTTTGGATTTACGATTACCGCTATTATTGCTCCCTTTTTGGGAATATTAGCTGTTTTATTTTCTGGCGATGAGTTCACTGATCTTGGAAAGAGAATCAATAAAACGATTGGAGTCATTTTGGCCACCGCTATTATTTTAAGTATTGGACCTCTTGTTGCAATTCCCCGTACTGCTGCTACTACCTTTGAAGTAGGATTATTGCCTATTTGGCCTAACTTTAATCCCATCGTCTCTTCTGTTTTATTCTTTGCGGTAACTTTAGCCTTATCTATATCTCCCTCAAAAGTCGTTGACATTATTGGAAAATACTTAACGCCTTTATTATTGGTCTTATTGGCTATTATGATTGCCATGGGGATACTTTATCCGTTACACCCTACAACAGATACTGGGATTGGAGCAGCGGAATCCTTCCGCAGGGGTTTCGCAGAGGGATACCAAACCATGGATGTATTGGCTTCTGTTATTTATGCAGGAATTATTATTGCTGCGGTCAAAGCAAAAGGCTATGTTAGTGCAGAAGCAAAAACAAGAGTGACTTTCCTCTCTGGCGCAGTGGCTACAATCTGTCTTTTGTTTATCTATGGCGGATTAGTTTATCTCGGAGCAACTTCTGGATATGGAGATGCCACGAATCTAAAAAGAACAGAATTATTGCTGTATATTTCCAATCAGGTATTGGGATCCCAAGGAACAATAGCTTTATCTCTTTGCATTGCATTAGCTTGTTTAACTACGGCAATCGCCTTAGTATGTGCAACAGGAACCTTTTTTAATCAGTTGACCAAGGGAAAAGTAAGCTATAAAACAATTGTGATTGCTACTTGTGTGTTTTCCGCTGTTTTAGCCGTTAACGGTGTGGATAAAATCATTGATTATGCCGGGCCATTCTTGGGAATTATCTATCCAATTACATTAACTTTAATATTGTATATCGTTGTCTTTGGGAAAATTGTAAAACGAAAAATTCCTTTTGTTGGTGCAATCGCTACGACAACTGTTTTTTCTATCGTTCAATTTATAATTGGTTTGACTATCGACACAACAGCCGAAGAAAGCACCGTTTTTCAATTGAACGAATGGATTAAGAAAATTCCACTATACAACTATGATGTACCTTGGTTACTTCCTTCTTTTGTCGTTTTTGTTATATTATACCTATTCAATCGAAAATAA
- a CDS encoding helix-turn-helix domain-containing protein, with amino-acid sequence MTYLTPTLELDVIEKELAPLCDTNSQEFAVYSQKEGKEHLISYNIKTHYKVSYLNSKSKLFCGTETREFKGPTLFFSNPLSTYTLEPTSDSPDGFFCLFTNTFLGYQSNEIRLTLQALQTTPIYSLNKEQDRMIKSLFENIVLEQQQDYPLKQEILRNYIEIIIHQANKLTGEFTFSEKRNATNRLCSQFLELIEKQFPITHKEQTVRLRTATDYSEVLEVHTNYLNYVVKQTFGKSTTAIIQERILIEAQRLLKNSNLSVSEIAFTLGFEYATYFSSFVKKYTGYSPKQLRK; translated from the coding sequence ATGACGTACTTAACTCCAACATTAGAGCTAGATGTTATAGAAAAAGAACTAGCCCCCTTATGCGATACCAATTCTCAAGAATTCGCTGTTTATTCGCAAAAAGAAGGGAAAGAACATTTGATTTCTTATAATATAAAAACACATTATAAGGTGTCGTACCTAAACAGTAAAAGCAAATTGTTCTGTGGAACAGAAACTAGAGAATTTAAAGGACCCACACTTTTTTTCTCTAATCCACTATCTACGTATACTCTTGAGCCAACATCGGATTCACCTGATGGCTTTTTTTGTTTGTTTACCAATACGTTTCTCGGTTACCAAAGCAATGAAATTCGCTTAACATTACAAGCATTACAGACTACTCCGATTTATTCCTTAAACAAGGAGCAGGACAGGATGATCAAGAGTTTATTTGAGAATATTGTTTTAGAACAACAACAGGACTACCCTTTAAAGCAAGAGATTCTGCGCAACTACATTGAGATTATTATTCATCAGGCAAACAAACTAACCGGAGAATTTACATTTTCCGAAAAGCGAAATGCAACAAATAGACTGTGTTCTCAATTTCTAGAATTAATAGAGAAACAATTTCCGATAACGCATAAAGAGCAAACGGTTCGCTTGCGTACAGCGACCGATTATTCAGAAGTGCTAGAGGTTCACACAAACTACTTAAACTATGTTGTAAAACAAACGTTTGGGAAGTCTACCACAGCTATCATTCAAGAGCGAATACTCATTGAAGCTCAAAGGTTATTAAAAAACTCCAATTTAAGTGTTTCAGAAATAGCTTTTACACTTGGATTTGAATACGCCACCTATTTTTCAAGTTTTGTGAAAAAATACACTGGATATTCACCAAAGCAATTAAGGAAATAA